The following proteins are co-located in the Gossypium hirsutum isolate 1008001.06 chromosome A02, Gossypium_hirsutum_v2.1, whole genome shotgun sequence genome:
- the LOC107927400 gene encoding transcription factor RAX3-like yields the protein MGRAPCCDKANVKNGRWSPEEDSKLKGYIEKNGTGFGLLSLKKLKIIINLNPSSPPLELQLKFITNLNLSYPPSIGAPIVNLETNENQATEHSYYTRRKTKAMDQRLERIEQMQREMQEQVQAQMQEQLAKIQQDMKEKMEESQNNLIGQLAQLLVNWRSQPFHLLFLLELQ from the exons atggGGAGAGCTCCCTGTTGTGACAAAGCAAATGTGAAGAATGGGCGTTGGTCTCCTGAAGAAGACTCTAAGCTGAAGGGTTATATAGAGAAAAATGGAACTGGTTTTGGATTGCTCTCCCTCAAAAAGCTG AAGATTATTATAAATCTCAACCCTTCATCTCCTCCATTGGAGCTCCAATTGAAGTTCATTACAAATCTCAACCTTTCATATCCTCCTTCTATTGGAGCTCCAATAG ttaatctggaaaccaacgagAATCAAGCAACCGAACATAGCTACTATACCCGCCGTAAAACCAAAGCAATGGACCAGAGATTAGAAAGGATAGAACAAATGCAAAGGGAGATGCAAGAACAAGTACAAGCgcagatgcaagagcaactggCTAAGATACAACAagatatgaaggaaaaaatggAAGAATCCCAAAATAATCTGATAGGTCAGTTGGCACAGTTGCTGGTTAATTGGAGATCTCAACCTTTTCATCTCCTCTTTTTATTGGAGCTCCAATAG
- the LOC107927341 gene encoding protein FAR-RED IMPAIRED RESPONSE 1, translating into MEKENLMERIVITESCIKGESGISEADKSKEDKVLIRESCLDGESGVTEVEKSKEEKILVTKSCGGDESGLCKLNLNQEPYEGMLFESMQAAKAFYDEYAKRMGFLTRIISSRKCELDGSIIHRRLACNKEGFNQNKQKSIRVRVRKRESKREGCMARMNVKREKPGKYIITKFVKEHNHPLFVTSGKDQPYTDDKDKKIQELSSKLNQANEELVSCREQLCAFLASIEEQANQLSKKVEGVVRNIKEVESRDHHSHNLEHSWCSR; encoded by the exons a TGGAAAAGGAGAACCTCATGGAACGTATCGTGATAACAGAAAGTTGTATCAAAGGTGAATCCGGCATCAGCGAAGCTGACAAAAGCAAAGAAGATAAAGTTTTAATCAGAGAAAGTTGTTTAGATGGCGAATCTGGTGTAACTGAAGTCGAAAAaagcaaagaagaaaaaattcTAGTTACAAAAAGTTGTGGAGGAGATGAATCCGGGTTATGCAAACTCAACCTAAACCAAGAACCATATGAGGGTATGCTATTTGAATCCATGCAAGCAGCAAAAGCTTTCTATGATGAATACGCTAAACGCATGGGTTTTTTAACACGAATTATCTCGTCCCGAAAGTGTGAGCTCGATGGATCGATCATCCATCGTCGACTTGCATGTAACAAAGAAGGTTTTAATCAGAACAAACAAAAGAGTATTCGTGTTCGGGTTCGAAAGCGAGAGAGCAAACGAGAAGGGTGCATGGCGAGGATGAACGTGAAGAGAGAGAAACCCGGGAAATACATAATCACGAAATTCGTTAAGGAGCATAATCATCCTCTTTTTGTTACCTCAGGAAAAGATCAACCATATACT GATGACAAAGATAAGAAAATCCAGGAATTATCATCCAAGTTGAATCAGGCAAATGAAGAATTAGTGTCTTGTAGGGAACAATTATGTGCATTTTTGGCCTCCATCGAGGAACAAGCAAACCAGTTATCGAAAAAAGTCGAGGGTGTGGTTCGAAACATCAAAGAAGTTGAATCTAGAGATCATCACAGTCATAATTTGGAGCATTCATGGTGTTCAAGATAA
- the LOC107927424 gene encoding calmodulin-like protein 7 translates to MDETELKRVFQMFDKNGDGKITKKDLIESLESLGIFIPEGDLIQMIEKYDVNGDNCIDFDEFGELYQSIMSDKDEEEDIKEAFKVFDQNGDGYISIDELGSILVSLGLKQGEKAEDCKRMIMQVDADGDGRVNFSEFKQMMKGGGLSALI, encoded by the coding sequence ATGGATGAGACGGAGTTGAAAAGGGTTTTTCAAATGTTCGACAAGAACGGAGATGGAAAGATTACGAAGAAAGACTTGATCGAATCATTGGAGAGCTTGGGTATCTTTATTCCCGAAGGTGACTTAATCCAAATGATCGAAAAATACGACGTCAATGGCGACAATTGCATCGACTTCGACGAGTTCGGTGAGTTGTATCAATCCATCATGAGTGATAAAGATGAAGAGGAAGATATAAAGGAAGCTTTTAAGGTTTTTGATCAGAACGGAGATGGTTACATTTCCATCGATGAATTGGGGTCCATTTTGGTCTCTCTAGGGCTAAAACAAGGGGAAAAGGCCGAGGATTGCAAGAGAATGATAATGCAAGTGGATGCAGACGGTGATGGTAGGGTTAATTTTAGCGAATTCAAACAAATGATGAAAGGAGGCGGTCTCAGTGCATTAATTTGA
- the LOC107927493 gene encoding UDP-glycosyltransferase 92A1 isoform X2: MGSSNDYIHIVMVPFMAHGHLIPFLALAKQIHHQTGFNIAIANTPLNIQYLRSTLRGNPIPGIHFLELQFNSSDHGLPPNTENTENLSLDLIDNEEFNVPGFPDRCKFHVSQLHEFLRKADGTDLWSKFMQPQILSSFKSFGWLCNTVEEIEPFGLDLLRKYIKSPVWSIGPLLPKSWLINSSAPASVRQHAGKEPGTSPEKCVQWLDMHSDDSVLYISFGSQNTISPSQMMELATGLEKAGKPFVWVIRPPLGFDLKAEFKPEWLPEGFEDRMSRNNQGLLVKNWAPQLEILSHRSTGAFLSHCGWNSTMESLSQGVKIIGWPLAAEQAYNSKMLVEEMGVAVELTRGVRSSISSDKVKEVIEMVMGKEGKGRDMKRKAQEIAEHIMAAVKDEGNEKGSSIKALDDFVSTITTARK, translated from the exons ATGGGTTCATCCAATGATTACATTCACATCGTAATGGTTCCATTCATGGCTCATGGCCATCTCATTCCATTCTTAGCTTTAGCAAAGCAAATCCATCACCAAACTGGCTTCAACATCGCCATTGCTAATACCCCTCTTAACATCCAATACCTCCGTTCAACTCTCCGAGGAAACCCCATTCCCGGTATCCATTTTTTGGAGCTTCAATTCAACAGTTCCGACCATGGGTTACCACCCAACACAGAGAATACGGAGAACTTATCGTTAGATCTCATCG ATAATGAAGAGTTTAATGTGCCTGGATTCCCTGATAGATGCAAATTTCATGTTTCTCAACTCCATGAATTTTTGAGAAAAGCTGATGGGACTGATTTATGGTCCAAGTTTATGCAACCACAGATTTTAAGCTCTTTTAAATCCTTTGGGTGGTTGTGTAATACTGTTGAAGAGATCGAACCATTTGGGTTGGATTTATTGAGGAAATACATCAAATCCCCTGTTTGGTCCATTGGTCCTCTTTTGCCTAAATCATGGTTAATCAACTCATCGGCACCGGCATCGGTGAGACAACATGCAGGGAAAGAGCCAGGGACATCACCTGAGAAATGTGTTCAATGGCTTGATATGCATAGTGATGATTCAGTTCTATACATTTCATTTGGTTCACAAAACACTATTAGTCCATCACAAATGATGGAACTAGCAACCGGGTTAGAAAAAGCTGGGAAACCGTTCGTTTGGGTTATCAGGCCACCGCTTGGTTTCGACTTGAAAGCCGAATTCAAACCGGAATGGTTACCGGAAGGTTTTGAAGACCGAATGAGTAGGAATAACCAAGGGCTGTTGGTGAAAAACTGGGCACCCCAACTTGAAATATTGTCGCATAGATCAACCGGGGCATTTTTGAGTCATTGCGGGTGGAATTCAACGATGGAAAGCTTGAGTCAAGGTGTGAAAATCATAGGGTGGCCATTGGCAGCCGAACAAGCTTACAATTCGAAGATGTTGGTGGAGGAAATGGGGGTCGCGGTGGAGTTGACAAGAGGGGTTCGGAGTAGTATTTCGAGCGATAAGGTTAAGGAAGTGATTGAAATGGTGATGGGGAAAGAAGGGAAAGGAAGGGATATGAAGAGAAAAGCTCAAGAAATTGCAGAACATATAATGGCAGCTGTTAAAGATGAAGGAAATGAAAAAGGGTCTTCCATTAAAGCATTGGATGATTTTGTTTCAACCATTACAACAGCAAGGAAATAA
- the LOC107927493 gene encoding UDP-glycosyltransferase 92A1 isoform X1, with amino-acid sequence MGSSNDYIHIVMVPFMAHGHLIPFLALAKQIHHQTGFNIAIANTPLNIQYLRSTLRGNPIPGIHFLELQFNSSDHGLPPNTENTENLSLDLIGKFFASSVYLKTPFYNLLKDIVKKQCKPPVCVIADVFCGWAVDVANSLNTINIAFSTGGAYGTLAYVSLWTNLPHRRTDNEEFNVPGFPDRCKFHVSQLHEFLRKADGTDLWSKFMQPQILSSFKSFGWLCNTVEEIEPFGLDLLRKYIKSPVWSIGPLLPKSWLINSSAPASVRQHAGKEPGTSPEKCVQWLDMHSDDSVLYISFGSQNTISPSQMMELATGLEKAGKPFVWVIRPPLGFDLKAEFKPEWLPEGFEDRMSRNNQGLLVKNWAPQLEILSHRSTGAFLSHCGWNSTMESLSQGVKIIGWPLAAEQAYNSKMLVEEMGVAVELTRGVRSSISSDKVKEVIEMVMGKEGKGRDMKRKAQEIAEHIMAAVKDEGNEKGSSIKALDDFVSTITTARK; translated from the coding sequence ATGGGTTCATCCAATGATTACATTCACATCGTAATGGTTCCATTCATGGCTCATGGCCATCTCATTCCATTCTTAGCTTTAGCAAAGCAAATCCATCACCAAACTGGCTTCAACATCGCCATTGCTAATACCCCTCTTAACATCCAATACCTCCGTTCAACTCTCCGAGGAAACCCCATTCCCGGTATCCATTTTTTGGAGCTTCAATTCAACAGTTCCGACCATGGGTTACCACCCAACACAGAGAATACGGAGAACTTATCGTTAGATCTCATCGGTAAATTCTTTGCTTCATCGGTTTATTTGAAAACTCCGTTTTATAATTTGTTAAAAGATATTGTTAAAAAACAGTGCAAACCACCTGTTTGTGTTATTGCTGATGTGTTTTGTGGGTGGGCTGTTGATGTTGCTAATAGTTTAAACACTATAAACATTGCGTTTTCAACCGGTGGTGCTTATGGCACTTTAGCTTATGTTTCGTTATGGACTAATCTCCCACATCGTAGAACAGATAATGAAGAGTTTAATGTGCCTGGATTCCCTGATAGATGCAAATTTCATGTTTCTCAACTCCATGAATTTTTGAGAAAAGCTGATGGGACTGATTTATGGTCCAAGTTTATGCAACCACAGATTTTAAGCTCTTTTAAATCCTTTGGGTGGTTGTGTAATACTGTTGAAGAGATCGAACCATTTGGGTTGGATTTATTGAGGAAATACATCAAATCCCCTGTTTGGTCCATTGGTCCTCTTTTGCCTAAATCATGGTTAATCAACTCATCGGCACCGGCATCGGTGAGACAACATGCAGGGAAAGAGCCAGGGACATCACCTGAGAAATGTGTTCAATGGCTTGATATGCATAGTGATGATTCAGTTCTATACATTTCATTTGGTTCACAAAACACTATTAGTCCATCACAAATGATGGAACTAGCAACCGGGTTAGAAAAAGCTGGGAAACCGTTCGTTTGGGTTATCAGGCCACCGCTTGGTTTCGACTTGAAAGCCGAATTCAAACCGGAATGGTTACCGGAAGGTTTTGAAGACCGAATGAGTAGGAATAACCAAGGGCTGTTGGTGAAAAACTGGGCACCCCAACTTGAAATATTGTCGCATAGATCAACCGGGGCATTTTTGAGTCATTGCGGGTGGAATTCAACGATGGAAAGCTTGAGTCAAGGTGTGAAAATCATAGGGTGGCCATTGGCAGCCGAACAAGCTTACAATTCGAAGATGTTGGTGGAGGAAATGGGGGTCGCGGTGGAGTTGACAAGAGGGGTTCGGAGTAGTATTTCGAGCGATAAGGTTAAGGAAGTGATTGAAATGGTGATGGGGAAAGAAGGGAAAGGAAGGGATATGAAGAGAAAAGCTCAAGAAATTGCAGAACATATAATGGCAGCTGTTAAAGATGAAGGAAATGAAAAAGGGTCTTCCATTAAAGCATTGGATGATTTTGTTTCAACCATTACAACAGCAAGGAAATAA